A section of the Euwallacea similis isolate ESF13 chromosome 9, ESF131.1, whole genome shotgun sequence genome encodes:
- the LOC136410862 gene encoding bombyxin A-7-like → MKIAILLLALTFTIHVSRANYLNQQPVAIGERARCGDFLNKLLSDMCGNVFAGPSPHKKSVIPVGFSNTLQDEYESSPDPMDDLYAVYLNAMWRYGSHGRRKRFDGIVEECCLQTCSREQLKEYCGIRRQGR, encoded by the exons ATGAAGATTGCAATCCTCCTATTGGCCCTCACTTTCACCATCCATGTCTCCAGAGCAAATTATCTGAACCAGCAGCCTGTAGCTATAGGAGAAAGAGCTAGATGCGGTGATTTTCTCAATAAACTTCTCAGCGATATGTGCGGAAATGTCTTTGCCGGACCATCTCCTCATAAAAAGTCTGTGATACCTGTCG gtttCAGCAACACGCTGCAAGACGAATATGAAAGCAGTCCTGATCCTATGGACGATCTATACGCAGTGTACTTGAATGCCATGTGGCGGTACGGTTCCCATGGACGTCGCAAGCGGTTTGATGGCATAGTAGAGGAGTGCTGTCTGCAGACTTGCTCAAGGGAGCAGCTGAAAGAGTATTGTGGCATCAGGCGGCAGGGGCGTTAA